The following coding sequences lie in one Endomicrobiales bacterium genomic window:
- a CDS encoding DNA recombination protein RmuC, whose translation MNEQIIFYTVFLACCALIAMAVFSLLKKPDKKIEEMTKQIEGVKQQLSDGMKSNTDMLNAQMNAFLTQFVSAQNSLGVRMDSASEVVSRVHKELGELSESSKKIFEVGKNISALEDILKAPKFRGNLGEFLLEDLLAQVLPSENYAMQYKFKSGEVVDAVVKLSQGLVPIDSKFPLESFRRMLDAKEEAVKKVERKEFVSAVKKHIDSIAKKYIRPDENTFDFALMYIPAENVYYEVIIKDEEVEGSLGAYAFAKKVIAVSANSFYAYLQVISQGLKGMKVEKEAAEIIGRISRIKGDFDRFFIEFETLGSHIQNTRSKYDLCSQKALQLEGKISNAIEGVQKPSAPNE comes from the coding sequence TTTTTCGTTGCTTAAAAAACCGGATAAAAAAATAGAAGAAATGACAAAACAGATAGAAGGTGTTAAGCAGCAGCTTTCTGATGGAATGAAAAGCAACACAGATATGTTAAACGCGCAAATGAACGCATTTCTTACGCAGTTTGTTTCGGCACAGAACTCGCTTGGTGTGAGAATGGATAGCGCGTCGGAGGTTGTAAGCCGCGTGCATAAGGAGCTTGGAGAGCTTTCTGAATCAAGCAAAAAAATATTTGAAGTTGGTAAAAACATTTCAGCATTGGAAGACATTTTAAAAGCCCCAAAGTTTCGCGGAAATCTTGGCGAGTTTTTGTTAGAAGATTTGTTAGCGCAAGTTTTGCCTTCAGAAAACTATGCTATGCAATATAAGTTTAAAAGCGGCGAAGTAGTTGATGCCGTGGTAAAACTTTCACAGGGCTTAGTTCCTATAGATTCAAAATTTCCACTTGAAAGTTTTCGCAGAATGCTTGATGCAAAAGAGGAAGCCGTTAAGAAGGTAGAGCGAAAAGAGTTTGTCTCTGCTGTTAAGAAGCACATAGACAGCATTGCAAAAAAATATATCAGGCCAGATGAGAACACTTTTGATTTTGCCCTAATGTATATTCCTGCCGAAAATGTGTACTACGAAGTAATAATAAAAGACGAAGAGGTTGAGGGTTCGCTTGGCGCTTATGCGTTTGCAAAAAAAGTTATAGCAGTTTCTGCTAACTCTTTTTATGCTTATTTGCAAGTGATTTCGCAAGGGCTAAAAGGAATGAAGGTGGAAAAAGAGGCCGCGGAAATAATTGGCAGAATAAGCAGAATAAAAGGCGATTTTGATAGGTTCTTTATTGAGTTTGAAACACTTGGCTCGCATATACAAAATACAAGAAGCAAATACGACTTGTGCTCACAAAAAGCACTACAACTTGAAGGTAAAATATCAAATGCCATAGAGGGTGTTCAAAAGCCCTCTGCGCCAAATGAATAA